CTGTTGAAATTGAATTACAAAATTACGGAAAATTGTTGAAGAATATTTTATCCAAAAAAGAAACCCTTTCATTTAATTTGAAAGAGTTTCTGAAAAAAACTAATTAGATGCTAAATGTATTACTGCAATCCCTTTGTAAATTCCATTTGTATCTTTTTTAAAGTCAATTATTCGACAACTATCAATATCTTCATCTGCTGTTGTCGGATCACCTTTAAAATAGATTTGAGTAACTAATGTTTTATATCCATTTGCTGTTATTTTATAATGAAAATGACGAGGACGTCCTGGATACACCCCTGGACGAATACTTTCAAATATATAATCGCCTTCTGCATTTGTATTTACAAACCCACGAAGTGTAATTTTATCGGCTTTATAATCGGATACATTCCCATCTCCTACAGGATGATATATTCCATCACTATCGGCATGCCAAACTTCAATCATGGCATTAGCAATAGGCTTACTTTTATCTTCACCTCCGTATAATTTTCCTGAAACAATAATTTTATCACCAGAGAAGTTTTGAGTATTCAAATTGGTAATTTGTGAACTTCCACTTACATAATAAGGACC
The Tenacibaculum pacificus DNA segment above includes these coding regions:
- a CDS encoding dioxygenase family protein — protein: MDRKKFLKNLGFGLVATPIITSISCSSKDDIIKSTTAACGVTKSDMLGPYYVSGSSQITNLNTQNFSGDKIIVSGKLYGGEDKSKPIANAMIEVWHADSDGIYHPVGDGNVSDYKADKITLRGFVNTNAEGDYIFESIRPGVYPGRPRHFHYKITANGYKTLVTQIYFKGDPTTADEDIDSCRIIDFKKDTNGIYKGIAVIHLASN